A stretch of Acropora palmata chromosome 9, jaAcrPala1.3, whole genome shotgun sequence DNA encodes these proteins:
- the LOC141892768 gene encoding uncharacterized protein LOC141892768, translated as MGIKSLGRKRKRKKRERREEKGKKREEGKKEERKEKKTRKKQEEQEERRKKRRSRRKEERREEGRGRGRGREGEGRKRRRRKKVEEKEKEERGREEEKGEEKRGVEEEGRGEEEKKRKRKEEEKKREEEQRRSRGGEEEREKRKGKEEEKKKKEKRRRRRRRKEQRTKWGGKRKHKNEI; from the coding sequence atgggaatcaaatctcttggaagaaaaagaaagaggaagaaaagagaaagaagagaagaaaaaggaaagaagagagAGGAAGGGAAGAAGgaggaaagaaaagagaagaagacAAGGAAGAAACAGGAGGAGCAGgaggaaagaagaaagaagaggaGGAGCAGgaggaaagaagaaagaagagaagaaggaagaggaagaggaagaggaagagaaggagaaggaaggaagagaaggagaaggaaGAAAGTGGaagagaaggagaaggaagaaagaggaagagaagaagaaaagggGGAAGAGAAAAGAGGAGTagaagaagaaggaagaggagaagaagaaaaaaaaagaaaaagaaaggaggaGGAGAAGAAGAGGGAAGAGGAGCAGAGGAGGAGCAGAGGAGGAGAAGAGGAAAGGGAGAAGAGAAAGGGGAAAgaggaggagaagaagaagaaagaaaagaggaggaggagaagaagaaggaaagaGCAAAGAACAAAATGGGGAGGAAAgaggaaacacaaaaatgaaatttag